Proteins encoded in a region of the Schaalia hyovaginalis genome:
- the purM gene encoding phosphoribosylformylglycinamidine cyclo-ligase, whose amino-acid sequence MSDTAPLDYASAGVDTAAGDRAVELMKDAVSRTHDQTVLGATGGFAGMVDASALLGMKRPLLATSTDGVGTKIAIARALDIHDTIGQDLVGMVVDDIVVIGARPVLMTDYIACGRVVPERIAKIVTGIAHACEQAGTPLVGGETAEHPGLMAPDDYDIAGAATGVVDAAERLGPERVGKGDVLIAMASSGLHSNGYSLVRSVVARTGAPLEGHVEEFSRTLGEELLEPTRLYTRLCLDLVETLGAGEGVSGVHAFSHVTGGGLGANLSRVLPLGALAEVDRGSWIVPPVFDWVRRGGEVTWEGMEDSLNLGVGMVGVVGRDCADEALRLIREAGVEAWVLGEVSMPGEVEPSSDFEGRTISGTKGVTAGAVRLRGSYRTT is encoded by the coding sequence ATGAGCGACACCGCCCCCCTCGACTACGCATCCGCAGGAGTCGACACCGCAGCGGGAGACCGCGCCGTCGAACTCATGAAGGACGCCGTGTCGCGGACCCATGACCAGACGGTCCTCGGTGCGACCGGCGGCTTCGCGGGGATGGTCGACGCCTCAGCCCTGCTCGGGATGAAGCGGCCCCTGCTCGCGACATCGACGGACGGCGTCGGCACGAAGATCGCGATCGCCCGCGCCCTCGACATCCACGACACGATCGGGCAGGACCTCGTCGGCATGGTCGTCGACGACATCGTCGTCATCGGCGCCCGCCCGGTGCTCATGACGGACTACATCGCCTGCGGTCGCGTCGTCCCCGAGCGGATCGCCAAGATCGTCACCGGGATCGCGCACGCCTGCGAGCAGGCGGGTACGCCCCTCGTCGGCGGGGAGACCGCCGAGCATCCGGGCCTCATGGCGCCCGACGACTACGACATCGCGGGTGCGGCGACCGGTGTCGTCGACGCGGCCGAGCGTCTCGGGCCCGAGCGTGTCGGTAAGGGCGACGTCCTCATCGCGATGGCCTCCTCCGGTCTGCATTCCAACGGCTACTCCCTGGTCCGCTCGGTCGTCGCGCGCACCGGAGCGCCCCTGGAGGGGCACGTCGAGGAGTTCAGCCGGACGCTCGGCGAGGAGCTCCTCGAGCCGACCCGCCTGTACACCCGCCTGTGCCTCGACCTCGTCGAGACCCTCGGTGCGGGCGAGGGCGTGAGCGGCGTCCACGCCTTCTCGCATGTCACGGGCGGGGGGCTGGGCGCGAACCTGTCGCGCGTCCTCCCGCTCGGCGCGCTCGCCGAGGTCGATCGCGGGTCCTGGATCGTCCCGCCCGTTTTCGACTGGGTCCGCCGGGGCGGCGAGGTGACCTGGGAGGGCATGGAGGACTCCCTCAATCTCGGCGTCGGCATGGTCGGCGTCGTGGGCCGCGATTGCGCCGATGAGGCGCTACGCCTGATCCGGGAGGCAGGGGTCGAGGCGTGGGTCCTCGGCGAGGTGTCGATGCCGGGCGAGGTCGAGCCCTCCTCGGATTTCGAGGGGCGGACGATCTCGGGGACGAAGGGTGTGACCGCAGGCGCCGTGCGCCTGCGCGGGTCCTACCGCACGACCTGA
- the purF gene encoding amidophosphoribosyltransferase: MDQTLTDREIFEDDRPRDHCGVFGVWAPGEDVSRLTYFSLYALQHRGQQSAGIATSNGKQILVYKDQGLVNQVFSEQTLRGLKGHLALGHVRYATTGADTWRNAQPTLGPTPTGTLALCHNGNLTNTAELRDLAHSIADEGDDVERGASTDTSVVTALLGLADRIPGPVPFIPPAIALADPIGGGDAVSAPDAECESTAGAGSTAGVGSTTSAEAKPAALVAPALKVLPRLKGAFSLVFMDENTLYGARDPHGYRPLVLGRLYSGWVLASETAALDLCGATFVREIEPGELVAIDSTGVHSRHFAVRRSNTCVFEYVYLARPDTVIGDRQIVAARREMGATLAREAPVDADLVIPTPESGTPAAIGYAEASGIPFAQGLVKNAYVGRTFIQPTQSLRQLGIRLKLNPLREVIAGKRLIVIDDSIVRGNTQRALVKMLREAGAAEVHVKISSPPVAWPCFFGIDFPTRAELIASAMDVDGVRASIGADSLSYLSMEGMVRATRQGTSLCLGCFNGDYPEQIPKGTPIPGTPGASTC; the protein is encoded by the coding sequence ATGGACCAGACACTGACAGACCGAGAGATCTTCGAGGACGATCGCCCCCGCGACCACTGCGGCGTATTCGGGGTGTGGGCGCCCGGCGAGGACGTCTCCCGACTCACCTACTTCTCCCTCTACGCCCTTCAGCATCGCGGGCAGCAATCCGCCGGCATCGCGACCTCGAACGGGAAGCAGATCCTCGTCTACAAGGATCAGGGCCTCGTCAACCAGGTCTTCTCCGAGCAGACGCTCCGCGGCCTCAAGGGGCATCTCGCCCTCGGGCACGTCCGCTACGCGACGACGGGCGCCGACACCTGGAGGAACGCCCAGCCGACCCTCGGGCCGACGCCGACGGGGACGCTCGCACTGTGCCACAACGGGAATCTCACGAATACGGCGGAGCTGCGCGACCTCGCCCATTCGATCGCGGACGAGGGCGACGACGTCGAGCGGGGCGCCTCCACGGACACCTCCGTCGTGACGGCCCTGCTGGGCCTCGCCGACCGGATCCCCGGACCCGTCCCCTTCATCCCGCCCGCCATCGCCCTCGCCGATCCCATCGGAGGGGGCGATGCCGTATCCGCTCCGGATGCCGAGTGCGAATCCACGGCCGGCGCGGGATCCACGGCAGGCGTCGGATCCACGACCAGCGCGGAGGCCAAGCCCGCTGCCCTGGTCGCCCCCGCCCTCAAGGTCCTCCCGCGCCTCAAGGGCGCCTTCTCGCTGGTCTTCATGGACGAGAACACCCTGTACGGCGCGCGCGACCCGCATGGCTACCGGCCCCTCGTCCTGGGCCGCCTCTACTCGGGGTGGGTGCTGGCCTCCGAGACCGCCGCCCTCGACCTGTGCGGCGCGACCTTCGTCCGCGAGATCGAGCCGGGCGAGCTCGTCGCCATCGACTCCACCGGGGTCCACTCGCGTCACTTCGCGGTGAGGCGCTCGAACACCTGCGTCTTTGAGTACGTGTACCTCGCCCGCCCGGACACGGTGATCGGCGACCGGCAGATCGTGGCCGCCAGGCGCGAGATGGGCGCGACCCTCGCCCGGGAGGCACCGGTCGACGCCGACCTCGTGATCCCCACCCCCGAGTCGGGCACGCCCGCCGCCATCGGCTACGCCGAGGCCTCCGGGATCCCCTTCGCGCAGGGCCTCGTGAAGAACGCCTACGTCGGGCGGACCTTCATCCAACCGACCCAGTCCCTGCGCCAGCTCGGCATCCGCCTCAAGCTCAACCCTCTGCGCGAGGTGATCGCGGGCAAGCGCCTCATCGTCATCGATGACTCGATCGTGAGGGGGAACACGCAGCGCGCCCTCGTCAAGATGCTCAGGGAGGCCGGGGCGGCCGAGGTGCACGTGAAGATCTCCTCCCCGCCGGTCGCCTGGCCGTGCTTCTTCGGGATCGACTTCCCGACGAGGGCGGAGCTTATCGCCTCGGCGATGGATGTCGACGGGGTGCGCGCCTCGATCGGGGCGGACTCCCTGTCGTACCTGTCGATGGAGGGAATGGTCCGGGCGACCCGTCAGGGGACGAGCCTGTGCCTCGGCTGCTTCAACGGCGACTACCCGGAGCAGATCCCCAAGGGCACGCCGATCCCCGGCACCCCCGGCGCCTCCACCTGCTAG